A single window of Anopheles moucheti chromosome 2, idAnoMoucSN_F20_07, whole genome shotgun sequence DNA harbors:
- the LOC128297149 gene encoding prolactin-releasing peptide receptor, whose amino-acid sequence MLTPVSGLASLVGAVTAAAAASTSPAAMASLVLDHTELPLMDTAAPSAVIPGRGLFATNASNLTLSLDELLLFGRSNNSTVAPASADNDIIFTNKLVQIVFCVLYSSIFVLGVFGNVLVCYVVFRNKAMQTVTNLFITNLALSDILLCVLAVPFTPSYTFMRRWVFGKLLCHTVPLAQGCSVYISTLTLTSIAIDRFFVIIYPFHPRMKLSTCITIIVLIWSFAIMVTMPYGLYMRLHGVTFNGTDSTTNSTTNSAMYCEELWPSEEMRKTFSIVTSILQFVLPFIIMAFCYICVSIRLNDRARTKPGSKTSRREEADRDRKKRTNRMLISMVAIFGISWLPLNVVNMCNDFNSDINSWRFYNLIFFIAHLTAMSSTCYNPFLYAWLNDNFRKEFKQVLPCFDPSRGRAGTVGGNRAGGGWRSERTCNGNNDTVQETLIPSSQILPSSRSSQPQQQPQQLSSSSSQGQSNQPTVDSILLSEVVPPLSLPPPLTGNALPSVQSAETVILPSGVLETPFDVQLIPSAGQPVSNGTSEASNLATSAGVRNGLSHACTNPKLSSLILINDGTTADSKVPAIL is encoded by the coding sequence ATGCTGACGCCAGTGTCGGGACTGGCGAGCTTGGTGGGCGCTGTAACGGCAGCTGCCGCAGCCTCAACGTCCCCGGCCGCCATGGCGTCGCTGGTGCTCGATCACACCGAGCTCCCGTTGATGGACACAGCAGCGCCGAGCGCCGTGATACCCGGCCGGGGACTGTTTGCAACGAACGCGTCGAATCTCACCCTGTCGCTCGACGAACTGCTGCTGTTTGGGCGCTCAAACAACTCCACGGTGGCACCGGCCAGCGCGGACAACGATATTATCTTCACCAACAAGCTCGTGCAGATCGTGTTCTGTGTGCTTTACTCCAGCATCTTTGTGCTGGGCGTGTTTGGAAATGTGCTGGTGTGCTATGTCGTGTTTCGCAACAAAGCCATGCAAACGGTCACGAACCTGTTCATTACGAATCTCGCCCTGTCGGATATACTGTTGTGCGTGCTAGCCGTACCGTTCACTCCGTCCTACACGTTCATGAGACGGTGGGTGTTTGGGAAGCTGCTGTGCCATACGGTACCGTTGGCGCAGGGATGCAGTGTATACATATCGACGCTAACGTTAACGTCGATCGCGATCGATCGGTTCTTCGTGATCATCTACCCGTTCCATCCGCGCATGAAGCTATCCACctgcatcaccatcatcgtgCTGATATGGTCGTTCGCGATCATGGTGACGATGCCGTACGGGCTCTACATGCGGCTGCACGGCGTGACGTTCAACGGCACCGACAGCACCACGAACAGCACGACGAACAGCGCCATGTACTGCGAGGAGCTGTGGCCCTCGGAGGAAATGCGCAAAACGTTCTCCATCGTCACATCCATACTGCAGTTCGTGCTGCCGTTTATCATCATGGCATTCTGCTACATTTGTGTGTCGATACGGTTGAACGATCGGGCTCGCACCAAACCGGGCAGCAAAACTTCCCGCCGGGAGGAGGCCGATCGGGATCGCAAGAAGCGCACGAACCGAATGCTAATCTCGATGGTGGCCATCTTTGGCATTTCCTGGCTGCCGCTGAACGTGGTCAACATGTGCAACGACTTCAACTCGGACATCAACAGCTGGCGGTTTTACAATCTGATCTTTTTCATCGCCCACCTGACGGCCATGTCCTCCACGTGCTATAATCCGTTCCTGTACGCCTGGTTGAATGACAACTTCCGCAAAGAGTTTAAACAGGTGCTACCCTGCTTCGATCCGTCCCGTGGCCGGGCGGGCACGGTCGGCGGGAACCGGGCCGGTGGGGGCTGGCGTTCCGAGAGGACATGCAACGGCAACAACGATACCGTGCAGGAGACGCTCATACCGAGCTCGCAAATACTGCCCAGCAGCCGCAGCTCGCAACCGCAGCAACAACCGCAACAGCTGAGCTCATCCTCCAGCCAGGGACAGAGCAATCAACCGACGGTGGATTCGATTCTGCTCTCGGAGGTTGTCCCACCGCTGTCCCTACCGCCGCCACTCACCGGCAACGCGTTGCCGAGCGTACAAAGCGCGGAAACCGTAATCCTTCCGTCGGGCGTGCTGGAAACCCCGTTCGATGTGCAGCTCATACCGAGTGCGGGACAGCCGGTCAGCAACGGCACATCGGAGGCGTCAAATCTCGCCACATCTGCGGGCGTCCGAAACGGGTTAAGCCATGCGTGTACGAACCCAAAACTTTCTTCGCTTATACTCATAAATGATGGTACCACGGCAGACTCGAAAGTGCCCGCTATACTTTAA